A single genomic interval of Arachis duranensis cultivar V14167 chromosome 7, aradu.V14167.gnm2.J7QH, whole genome shotgun sequence harbors:
- the LOC110274063 gene encoding protein CYSTEINE-RICH TRANSMEMBRANE MODULE 9: MSTYTNQQQSPVTAYPAVGESKSSAPPPPMGYPTKDAPQQSVPVKTTTRGDGFWEGCCAALCCCCVLDCCL; this comes from the exons ATGAGTACCTATACCAATCAACAACAATCTCCAg TGACTGCATACCCAGCAGTGGGAGAGAGCAAAAGTAGTGCTCCACCACCACCAATGGGTTACCCCACCAAGGATGCTCCACAGCAATCTGTTCCAGTTAAAACCACCACCAGAGGTGATGGCTTCTGGGAAGGATG TTGTGCTGCATTATGTTGCTGCTGTGTCTTGGATTGTTGCCTCTAA
- the LOC107458549 gene encoding uncharacterized protein LOC107458549, whose product MEPLVGNKFCIGRKICGASFGEIYLEIVIIRRGSCGGKGEEKGGGGTNGQGHSSEAETHDQESVARSRERKQLLEFVIPVSSCENWYRRSIFFIDSVMLLEMDLSFSCTVAKISGTSALQIALCKEMVQWTRVEKRTFLRQRVEARLAVLLMENKEFSEVLTLLSNLIKEVRRLDDKLLLVDIDLLESKLHFSLRNLPKAKNALTAARTAANAIYVPPT is encoded by the exons ATGGAGCCTCTAGTTGGAAACAAGTTTTGTATTGGTCGAAAAATATGTGGCGCATCCTTTGGAGAGATCTATCTCG aaatagtaataatcagGAGGGGCAGCTGCGGTGGCAAAGGGGAAGAGAAGGGCGGGGGAGGAACCAATGGACAAGGCCACTCTTCAGAAGCCGAGACACATGATCAAGAGTCTGTTGCTAGGTCCAGGGAACGCAAACAG CTTCTTGAGTTTGTCATTCCAGTATCCAGTTGTGAAAATTGGTACAGAAGATCAATCTTTTTTATTGACTCTGTTATG CTTTTGGAAATGGATCTGAGCTT CTCTTGTACAGTTGCTAAAATTTCAGGAACATCTGCTCTTCAAATTGCACTCTGCAAAGAAATGGTACAATGGACTCGTGTTGAGAAGCGTACGTTCTTGAGGCAGAGAGTTGAGGCAAGACTTGCAGTACTTCTAATGGAAAATAAGGAGTTTTCAGAAGTTTTGACTTTACTCTCCAACTTGATCAAAGAGGTTAGAAGATTAGATGACAAGCTTCTACTTGTAGACATAGACTTGCTAGAAAGCAAACTACACTTCTCATTAAGGAACCTTCCAAAAGCAAAAAATGCACTCACAGCAGCAAGAACAGCTGCAAATGCTATTTATGTGCCGCCGACATAG